One Alphaproteobacteria bacterium LSUCC0396 genomic region harbors:
- a CDS encoding AtpZ/AtpI family protein — protein MNEKDSQRDNERLADIDRRLDKLQAQREEKDRPSRSALPEGMAAIMGRVATELVAGVMVGAFIGWALDRWLETSPLFLLVMFFMGAIAGMLNVWRVFTGRGLAAGYFDEHKNSSGKDD, from the coding sequence ATGAACGAAAAAGACTCGCAAAGAGACAATGAACGTCTTGCGGATATTGACCGTCGTCTGGATAAGCTGCAGGCGCAGCGGGAAGAAAAAGACCGGCCCAGCCGATCCGCCCTTCCCGAAGGCATGGCAGCGATAATGGGGCGCGTTGCGACCGAGCTTGTGGCCGGTGTTATGGTTGGTGCTTTTATCGGATGGGCGCTGGATCGATGGCTTGAGACGTCGCCGCTGTTTTTGCTGGTGATGTTCTTTATGGGCGCGATCGCTGGCATGTTGAATGTATGGCGTGTATTTACCGGCCGTGGATTGGCCGCTGGTTATTTCGATGAGCATAAAAACTCATCAGGCAAAGACGATTAA
- a CDS encoding AAA family ATPase: protein MIFRSLKMAGFKSFAESAEVDIDSGLTGIVGPNGCGKSNIVEGLRWVMGESSARQMRGGEMDDVIFGGTEQRPARNLAEITLQLDNHLRQAPAEFNNSDELEITRKIERGKGSSYYVNAKPARARDIQLLFADTATGARSSGIVSQGRIGAIVGAKPVDRRTLIEEAANIRGLHARRHEAELRLRAAETNLERLDDVIAGLSEQRDSLRKQARQAARYRSVADRIRKAEAQFLLARWTAGQMDLDAATAALAAARLDVGARAEIAARSATARSEIAASLPPLRAAEAEKAAEYQRLALGREELDREEGRVSDALAQLASRQAQLTQDIARETSLLDDAKAAIARLAEETDALAMQITEAAPKQSAASDILNAARLTASQNETSLAEASAALRAAATTRNSLTSRKQDLEARIQSATNALSQLSLETMLAAAGQSDREKQEAEADFMAAKSALEAAEQALTDATTAAETALNAKRDSESHMTRLQAEIDALEYLLADLGDQASAPIADQLSVRDGMETALAGYLADELSAPVDSGNQEFWRNGSTPRLSPPDGTIPLANFVSGAPALSASLAGVGVVDDATSAEALQFSLLPGQAVVTKSGSLWRWDGFVRHANQSDKGAERIRQRRRLEALQNDAYKASKKLDQSGTIASSSETALSTARQNVQNCRTNSMQAEQAFGDSRRRAESDALKLAAGRERAGELNTSLDELSVALASCDVEISALADDAALGVAETDARAAAEASRAALAEAMQAESRLADVIGTATRRQASCAQEASAWQQRLDGANSRIAELEARLADGNQEQQRLQAVPEILAKQRLEIGDLLEISEANRQSAADALRLAETSLNEAESLQRDADNAMATARETQIRAEAGEERCNAALAELKDRIQDKLNCAPDAVAEIAGVEDGAALGGLDVLEERVHRLIRERDNIGPVNLRAEAEMEDVAARITSMETERDDLIAAIGKLRSAISQLNREGRERLLKSFGEVNDHFKRLFKKLFGGGNAELQLTNADDPLEAGLEILASPPGKRLQSLSLLSGGEQAMTALAIIFAVFLTNPAPICVLDEVDAPLDDSNVVRFCDLLRDICDQTDTRFLVITHHRMTMARMDRLFGITMEQRGISKLVSVDLQTAERIRDTAVA, encoded by the coding sequence GTGATTTTTCGAAGCCTGAAAATGGCCGGATTCAAATCCTTTGCGGAATCGGCAGAGGTTGATATCGATTCCGGCCTGACTGGCATCGTTGGGCCAAACGGCTGTGGCAAATCGAACATTGTTGAAGGCCTGCGCTGGGTCATGGGCGAGAGCTCGGCTCGTCAGATGCGTGGCGGCGAAATGGATGATGTGATTTTTGGCGGCACGGAACAACGACCAGCGCGCAATCTCGCCGAAATCACCCTACAGCTTGATAATCATCTGCGTCAGGCACCAGCCGAATTCAACAATAGTGATGAGCTGGAAATAACGCGCAAAATTGAACGCGGTAAAGGCAGCAGTTATTACGTGAACGCGAAACCGGCGCGGGCGCGTGACATTCAGTTGCTGTTTGCTGATACCGCAACCGGCGCCAGATCGTCCGGCATCGTCAGCCAAGGCCGTATTGGCGCGATTGTTGGTGCCAAGCCGGTTGACCGCCGCACGTTAATTGAAGAAGCGGCAAATATTCGCGGCCTGCACGCCCGCCGACATGAGGCTGAATTACGCCTTCGTGCTGCCGAGACAAATCTTGAGCGTTTGGATGATGTTATTGCTGGCCTGAGTGAGCAACGTGACTCGCTTCGCAAACAGGCACGCCAAGCGGCGCGGTACCGCTCGGTTGCCGATCGCATCCGAAAAGCCGAGGCGCAATTCCTGCTGGCCCGCTGGACCGCTGGCCAAATGGATCTAGATGCGGCAACAGCCGCGTTGGCAGCGGCACGACTAGATGTTGGCGCCCGCGCCGAAATCGCCGCACGAAGTGCCACCGCACGCAGCGAGATTGCCGCCTCACTGCCGCCCCTGCGGGCTGCCGAGGCGGAAAAGGCGGCGGAATATCAGCGCCTCGCCCTTGGCCGTGAAGAGCTGGACCGCGAAGAAGGGCGCGTGAGCGATGCGCTGGCCCAGCTTGCCAGCCGCCAAGCCCAGTTAACCCAAGACATCGCCCGAGAGACCAGTCTTCTTGATGATGCAAAAGCGGCTATTGCACGGCTTGCCGAGGAAACCGACGCATTGGCGATGCAGATCACTGAGGCGGCGCCAAAACAGTCAGCTGCCAGCGATATTCTAAACGCCGCCCGCCTTACTGCCAGCCAGAATGAAACCAGTCTCGCCGAGGCGAGTGCCGCCCTTCGCGCCGCCGCGACCACCCGCAACAGCCTAACCAGCCGCAAACAGGATTTAGAGGCCCGGATCCAGTCGGCAACGAACGCGCTGTCGCAATTATCACTTGAGACTATGCTTGCAGCGGCCGGCCAGTCAGATCGGGAAAAACAAGAAGCCGAGGCTGATTTCATGGCAGCAAAGTCAGCATTGGAAGCGGCTGAACAGGCGCTGACCGATGCCACTACCGCCGCGGAAACTGCGCTAAACGCCAAGCGTGATAGCGAATCGCACATGACCCGCCTTCAGGCCGAAATTGACGCATTGGAATATCTGCTGGCCGATCTTGGTGATCAAGCATCAGCCCCCATCGCCGATCAATTATCAGTTCGCGATGGTATGGAAACGGCGCTGGCCGGTTATCTGGCGGATGAATTATCGGCGCCGGTCGACAGCGGTAATCAGGAATTCTGGCGGAACGGCAGCACGCCGCGCCTGTCGCCGCCTGATGGAACGATCCCGCTTGCCAATTTTGTTAGCGGCGCACCGGCGTTGAGCGCATCACTTGCTGGCGTTGGTGTCGTTGATGATGCGACCAGTGCAGAGGCATTACAATTTAGCCTCCTTCCGGGACAAGCAGTGGTGACCAAATCAGGCAGCCTATGGCGCTGGGACGGGTTTGTGCGTCATGCCAATCAATCTGACAAGGGCGCCGAGCGGATTCGCCAACGCCGCCGGCTTGAAGCCTTGCAAAATGATGCCTACAAGGCTTCAAAAAAACTTGATCAAAGTGGCACAATTGCCAGTTCTAGCGAAACCGCGCTTAGCACCGCGCGCCAGAATGTGCAAAACTGCCGTACTAACAGTATGCAGGCGGAACAAGCCTTTGGTGACAGCCGCCGCCGCGCCGAGTCCGATGCGTTGAAACTAGCGGCTGGTCGGGAGCGTGCTGGCGAATTAAACACCAGCTTGGATGAATTATCGGTAGCGCTTGCCAGCTGCGATGTAGAAATATCTGCGCTTGCCGATGATGCTGCGCTTGGCGTTGCTGAAACCGATGCCAGAGCAGCTGCCGAGGCGTCGAGGGCCGCACTTGCCGAGGCAATGCAGGCGGAATCACGCCTTGCTGATGTCATCGGAACCGCCACCCGCCGCCAAGCCAGCTGCGCGCAGGAAGCCAGCGCCTGGCAACAACGCCTCGATGGCGCAAACAGCCGCATCGCCGAGCTGGAAGCGCGACTTGCTGATGGTAATCAGGAACAACAGCGGCTGCAGGCTGTTCCCGAAATACTCGCGAAACAGCGACTTGAAATCGGTGACCTGCTGGAGATTTCCGAGGCAAACCGGCAAAGCGCTGCCGACGCGCTGCGCCTTGCCGAAACCAGCCTTAACGAGGCCGAATCATTGCAGCGTGATGCTGATAACGCCATGGCGACTGCCCGCGAAACCCAAATCCGCGCCGAAGCTGGCGAGGAACGCTGCAATGCTGCGCTGGCCGAATTAAAAGACCGGATTCAGGATAAATTGAACTGCGCCCCGGATGCGGTTGCCGAAATTGCCGGTGTAGAGGATGGTGCGGCGCTTGGTGGTCTGGATGTTCTGGAAGAGAGGGTTCACCGTCTTATCCGTGAACGTGATAATATCGGGCCCGTCAATTTGCGAGCCGAGGCCGAGATGGAGGATGTTGCGGCGAGGATCACCAGCATGGAAACCGAGCGCGATGATCTGATTGCAGCGATTGGCAAGTTACGTTCCGCAATCAGCCAGTTGAACCGTGAAGGGCGGGAACGCCTGCTCAAAAGCTTTGGCGAAGTGAATGATCACTTCAAACGTCTGTTTAAAAAGCTATTCGGCGGTGGTAACGCTGAATTACAGTTGACCAATGCCGATGACCCGCTTGAGGCGGGGCTAGAGATTCTGGCAAGCCCACCCGGCAAACGGTTGCAATCACTATCGCTTTTATCTGGCGGTGAGCAGGCTATGACAGCATTGGCGATTATTTTTGCGGTCTTTTTGACCAATCCAGCGCCAATTTGCGTTCTTGATGAAGTGGATGCGCCGCTTGACGATTCGAATGTCGTGCGATTCTGTGACCTTTTGCGTGATATTTGTGATCAAACCGACACCCGATTCCTTGTCATTACCCATCACCGCATGACAATGGCGCGCATGGACCGGCTTTTCGGCATCACCATGGAACAGCGCGGCATTTCCAAGCTGGTGTCGGTTGACCTGCAGACAGCCGAGAGAATCCGTGACACTGCGGTCGCTTAG
- a CDS encoding thioredoxin domain-containing protein, translating into MMTENLKDLTTDRRSLLLGGAAMMLVPTAGFAAEVTIEHVTSPRVLGKADAPITVVELFSMTCPHCASFHNKTFPDVKTRLIDTGMVRFEMQPFPLDQIALRAHALARALPESKYFPMVSMLLKDIDRWARNPDPLSALAQMARLAGMGKADFDAVMGNRRLLEAIVEMRQNAHKRWSVKSTPSFVVNSKTIISGDLSYEDFAAKINATDA; encoded by the coding sequence ATGATGACAGAAAACCTAAAAGATTTAACCACCGACCGCCGTTCGCTCCTCCTTGGAGGTGCCGCGATGATGCTTGTACCAACCGCAGGATTTGCGGCTGAGGTAACGATTGAGCATGTGACATCGCCCCGCGTTCTCGGCAAAGCAGATGCACCGATCACGGTTGTCGAATTATTTTCCATGACCTGCCCGCATTGTGCCAGCTTTCACAACAAGACGTTTCCAGATGTGAAAACGCGGCTAATCGACACTGGTATGGTTCGTTTTGAGATGCAGCCTTTCCCGCTAGACCAGATCGCGCTGCGCGCTCACGCATTGGCGCGCGCCCTGCCCGAGAGCAAATATTTCCCAATGGTTTCAATGCTGTTGAAAGATATTGATCGGTGGGCTCGTAATCCGGACCCGCTGTCGGCCCTTGCACAGATGGCAAGGTTGGCCGGAATGGGCAAGGCAGATTTTGACGCTGTTATGGGCAACCGGCGACTTCTCGAAGCGATTGTTGAGATGCGTCAAAACGCGCATAAACGCTGGAGTGTCAAATCGACTCCATCCTTTGTGGTGAATAGTAAAACCATCATTTCTGGCGATCTGTCCTATGAAGATTTCGCTGCCAAGATAAATGCAACGGACGCCTGA
- a CDS encoding DUF721 domain-containing protein produces MIDPMIAPSAQERGFAISRLISHWTEIVGDIADWCRPADIQFPRGSRNNGTLKLQIASGRGPQAQAMSAQIIDQVNAAFGYQAVGRISLVQSLVPAQTPAPPGSGPTDQKTPAISDAADIWALDEKLKDIKSPELRAALRRLGGPVNNSDNT; encoded by the coding sequence ATGATAGATCCTATGATTGCCCCATCGGCGCAGGAACGCGGCTTTGCGATCAGCCGCCTGATTTCACATTGGACCGAAATTGTTGGCGATATTGCCGACTGGTGCCGGCCAGCAGATATTCAATTTCCGCGCGGTAGCAGAAATAATGGAACATTAAAGCTGCAGATCGCATCAGGACGCGGGCCACAGGCCCAAGCCATGTCCGCCCAAATTATTGATCAGGTGAATGCCGCCTTCGGCTATCAGGCGGTTGGCCGCATCAGTCTTGTGCAAAGCCTTGTTCCCGCCCAAACACCCGCCCCGCCGGGCAGTGGGCCAACTGACCAAAAGACCCCCGCAATTTCGGATGCGGCCGATATCTGGGCACTTGATGAAAAGCTGAAAGATATCAAATCGCCGGAATTACGTGCCGCGCTGCGGCGGCTTGGCGGCCCCGTTAATAATTCTGATAACACATGA
- a CDS encoding A/G-specific adenine glycosylase — MVETKLETFPIAALYRWYDRHGRDLPWRRRWPELAPAYHVWLSEIMLQQTVVATMIPYFLDFTRRWPTIGDLAAAPLDDVLSAWAGLGYYARARNLHKAANMVADRWGGDFANYQKPQSDSGAPQADSGDIVAGLRQLPGVGPYTAGAIAAIGFGRQAVVVDGNIERLFSRYFAIETPLPAAKVEIADAYQRILPVNRPSDWPQALMDFANAVCTPRQPACASCCFASSCQALAKGIVDKVPVKPAKAAKPVRRAIAFVAINDRGEVFLQRRPEKGLLGGMLAFPETGLASQQADRSLNQDNAPFPADWILLDEPVLHIFTHFALEMKICIARVKDAPLSNTSNARNISNTSNASHSGHWAPPRPADLPSLMRKVWKAAAASLSPSERHR; from the coding sequence GTGGTTGAGACAAAGTTAGAGACATTTCCAATTGCCGCCCTTTATCGCTGGTACGACCGGCACGGGCGCGATCTGCCGTGGCGGCGACGCTGGCCTGAACTGGCGCCAGCCTATCATGTGTGGCTGTCCGAAATTATGCTTCAGCAAACCGTTGTGGCAACGATGATCCCGTATTTCCTTGATTTTACCCGTCGGTGGCCAACGATAGGCGACCTTGCCGCAGCGCCATTGGATGATGTGCTGTCCGCATGGGCGGGTCTTGGTTATTACGCTCGCGCCCGCAATCTTCATAAAGCTGCCAATATGGTGGCAGATAGGTGGGGTGGCGATTTTGCCAATTACCAAAAACCGCAGTCTGATTCGGGCGCGCCGCAGGCTGATTCGGGAGATATCGTCGCTGGTTTGCGCCAGCTTCCGGGGGTTGGCCCCTACACAGCTGGTGCGATTGCGGCGATTGGCTTTGGGCGGCAAGCTGTGGTTGTTGACGGTAATATCGAACGACTTTTTAGTCGCTATTTTGCCATCGAGACGCCGTTGCCAGCGGCGAAGGTCGAAATTGCCGATGCCTATCAACGGATTTTGCCGGTAAACCGCCCCTCTGATTGGCCGCAGGCGTTGATGGATTTTGCCAATGCGGTCTGCACGCCGCGCCAGCCAGCCTGTGCGAGCTGCTGTTTTGCCTCGTCCTGTCAGGCATTGGCAAAAGGGATTGTTGATAAAGTGCCGGTTAAGCCCGCAAAAGCGGCAAAGCCAGTTCGCCGCGCCATCGCGTTTGTTGCGATCAATGATCGGGGAGAGGTTTTCTTGCAGCGCCGCCCAGAAAAAGGTCTCCTTGGCGGTATGCTGGCATTCCCCGAGACTGGTCTTGCCTCACAACAGGCCGATCGCAGCCTTAATCAGGATAATGCGCCATTTCCGGCCGATTGGATTTTGCTTGATGAGCCGGTATTGCACATATTCACGCATTTTGCGCTGGAGATGAAAATCTGTATCGCCCGGGTGAAAGATGCCCCTCTCAGCAATACCAGCAATGCCAGAAATATCAGCAATACCAGCAATGCCAGTCATTCTGGCCATTGGGCGCCGCCACGTCCAGCTGATCTGCCAAGCCTGATGCGCAAAGTCTGGAAAGCCGCGGCCGCCAGCCTGTCACCGTCAGAGCGTCACCGCTGA
- the purH gene encoding bifunctional phosphoribosylaminoimidazolecarboxamide formyltransferase/IMP cyclohydrolase, producing MTSPASIPIRRALLSVSDKTGLIEFTTRLAAAKIELLSTGGTASLLRDAGLNVTDVAEVTGFPEIMGGRVKTLHPKIHGGLLARRDLDDHVAAMSAQGIEGIDLLVVNLYPFEETLRQTRDRQALVEKIDIGGPAMLRAAAKNHDFLTVLCDPADYASVADAIDKNGGTELELRQRLAAKTFARTAAYDSAISGWMASSFGEELPEITSTAGRKIIDLRYGENPHQQAALYKTGQDRPGVASAEQIQGKPLSYNNINDTDAAFELVAEFDQPTIAIIKHANPCGVASGDNLGAAWQHALACDPVSAFGGIVAMNRPLDAETAKAVASIFTEVVIAPEASDEAKAIMAAKPNLRLLITGALPDRSSSAIKIKSVAGGFLAQSRDAGIIGVDDLRIVTQRAPTEAEISDMLFAWKVTKHVKSNAIVFVNDASTAGIGAGQMSRVDAARIAVQKAADIAAIHGRSDPRTIGSVAASDAFFPFADGLETLIAAGATAVIQPGGSVKDNEVIAAADAAGIAMVFTGMRHFNH from the coding sequence ATGACATCTCCCGCCTCTATTCCCATTCGCCGCGCCCTTCTATCGGTTTCTGATAAAACCGGCCTCATTGAATTTACCACGCGGCTTGCCGCGGCGAAAATTGAACTTCTGTCAACCGGCGGTACCGCCAGCCTGCTTCGTGATGCCGGTCTAAACGTTACAGATGTTGCCGAGGTAACTGGCTTTCCCGAGATCATGGGCGGGCGCGTGAAAACACTGCATCCCAAGATTCATGGCGGCCTTTTGGCGCGCCGCGACCTCGATGACCATGTTGCAGCAATGAGCGCCCAAGGCATTGAGGGCATCGACTTGTTGGTGGTTAATCTTTACCCGTTTGAGGAGACGCTTCGGCAGACGCGTGACCGGCAGGCGCTTGTTGAGAAAATTGATATTGGCGGGCCTGCGATGCTGCGGGCGGCGGCAAAGAACCATGATTTCCTGACCGTTCTTTGTGACCCTGCCGACTATGCCAGCGTTGCAGACGCCATCGACAAAAATGGCGGTACCGAGCTTGAGCTTCGACAGCGTCTCGCCGCCAAAACATTTGCCCGCACCGCCGCCTATGACAGTGCGATCTCGGGCTGGATGGCATCAAGCTTTGGCGAAGAGCTGCCAGAGATCACCTCAACCGCGGGCCGTAAAATCATTGATTTGCGCTATGGTGAAAACCCGCATCAGCAGGCTGCATTATATAAAACTGGTCAAGACCGACCGGGCGTTGCCTCGGCAGAGCAGATTCAGGGTAAGCCATTATCCTACAATAACATTAATGATACCGATGCCGCGTTTGAGCTGGTTGCCGAGTTTGACCAGCCAACGATTGCCATCATCAAACACGCCAACCCTTGCGGCGTTGCCAGCGGTGATAATCTCGGCGCCGCGTGGCAGCACGCATTGGCCTGCGACCCGGTCAGTGCCTTTGGCGGCATTGTCGCGATGAACCGGCCGCTTGACGCTGAAACTGCTAAAGCTGTCGCCAGTATTTTTACCGAAGTTGTGATCGCACCCGAAGCGAGCGATGAGGCCAAGGCCATTATGGCGGCAAAACCTAATCTGCGGCTATTGATCACCGGCGCCCTGCCAGATCGCAGCAGCAGCGCAATCAAGATTAAATCGGTTGCTGGCGGTTTTCTGGCACAATCTCGTGACGCCGGCATAATCGGCGTGGACGACCTTAGGATCGTTACCCAACGCGCCCCAACCGAGGCCGAAATTTCCGATATGCTGTTTGCGTGGAAAGTCACCAAACACGTGAAATCAAATGCCATTGTGTTTGTCAATGACGCCAGTACCGCAGGCATTGGCGCCGGTCAGATGAGCCGGGTAGACGCTGCACGTATAGCCGTTCAAAAGGCTGCAGATATCGCGGCAATTCATGGCCGGTCAGACCCGCGTACAATCGGCTCGGTCGCAGCATCGGACGCTTTTTTCCCGTTTGCTGACGGTCTAGAAACATTAATCGCAGCTGGTGCAACCGCAGTTATTCAGCCCGGCGGATCGGTCAAGGATAATGAAGTGATTGCAGCGGCGGATGCTGCCGGTATTGCGATGGTATTCACCGGCATGCGGCATTTCAATCATTAA
- the chrA gene encoding chromate efflux transporter: protein MKASSKISAKISTAPPSPIPPLLKASTIWGKIGLLSFGGPTAQIALMHRMIVAERRWLSEAQFLNGLSFCMLLPGPEAMQLATYAGWRMHGVLGGLIAGLLFVLPGAFIMLGLGLIYVYFGSLGLVDAVFLGVKAAIVVVVAQALIRLAQKTLRAAHQWVIAALGFCGILALALPFPLIIALAAIYGFVSTSQRQSTTPPPLPKTQDTIQMILIWIVVWWAPLLAIDLFAKAPLLAEIGYFFSKLAVVTFGGAYAVLAYMAQAVVEQLGWLKPSEMMDGLGLAETTPGPLILVTEFVGFLAAFKQAGIIAGIAGAAIALWATFVPCFLWIFAGAPYLDWLTHQPRLEGALASIMAAVVGVIANLFVWFTLHLMFAKTDIMAFGMIRVLLPDLASFDFRVIGITALCAWLAFGRNVGIFWLLGIAALAGAATSHIFP, encoded by the coding sequence ATGAAAGCCTCATCTAAAATCTCGGCCAAAATTTCGACCGCGCCACCATCGCCGATCCCCCCTTTATTGAAGGCAAGTACGATCTGGGGCAAAATCGGCTTATTATCCTTTGGCGGTCCAACGGCGCAGATTGCGCTGATGCACCGAATGATTGTTGCCGAACGCCGTTGGCTCAGCGAAGCTCAGTTTTTGAACGGTTTGAGTTTTTGTATGCTGCTTCCCGGGCCCGAAGCCATGCAGCTTGCGACCTATGCGGGGTGGCGGATGCACGGTGTTCTTGGTGGCTTGATTGCCGGCTTGCTGTTTGTGTTGCCCGGCGCTTTCATTATGCTTGGCCTCGGGTTGATCTATGTTTATTTCGGCAGCCTTGGTCTTGTTGATGCGGTTTTCTTAGGGGTAAAAGCAGCCATTGTGGTGGTTGTGGCACAAGCCCTGATTCGCCTTGCCCAAAAGACCTTGCGTGCAGCACATCAATGGGTCATTGCGGCTTTGGGGTTTTGCGGTATTCTCGCCCTTGCCCTGCCATTTCCGTTGATTATTGCGCTGGCGGCAATTTATGGTTTTGTCAGCACCAGCCAACGCCAATCAACCACACCGCCACCATTGCCGAAAACGCAGGACACAATCCAAATGATCCTGATTTGGATCGTCGTATGGTGGGCCCCTCTATTGGCGATTGATCTTTTTGCAAAGGCGCCATTACTGGCCGAAATTGGCTATTTCTTCAGCAAGCTAGCGGTGGTGACATTTGGCGGTGCCTACGCTGTGCTTGCCTATATGGCGCAGGCGGTTGTCGAACAGCTTGGCTGGCTAAAGCCAAGCGAAATGATGGATGGGCTTGGCCTCGCCGAAACGACGCCCGGACCATTGATCCTAGTGACCGAATTTGTCGGCTTTCTGGCAGCATTCAAACAGGCTGGCATCATCGCTGGTATTGCCGGTGCCGCGATTGCACTCTGGGCGACATTTGTTCCCTGTTTTTTATGGATTTTTGCTGGCGCACCCTATCTTGACTGGCTAACCCATCAGCCACGACTTGAAGGCGCATTAGCCAGCATCATGGCGGCTGTTGTCGGGGTAATTGCCAATTTATTTGTTTGGTTCACGCTGCATTTAATGTTTGCCAAGACCGATATCATGGCGTTTGGAATGATCCGGGTTTTGCTGCCTGATCTTGCAAGTTTTGACTTTCGCGTCATCGGAATTACCGCGCTTTGTGCATGGCTTGCCTTTGGCCGCAATGTCGGCATTTTCTGGCTTCTTGGTATTGCGGCATTGGCTGGCGCCGCAACTAGCCATATATTCCCGTGA